From a region of the Euwallacea similis isolate ESF13 chromosome 3, ESF131.1, whole genome shotgun sequence genome:
- the LOC136420117 gene encoding nephrin-like isoform X1: MGVKMILAWVFLGTLCGLSAGLSQGLPQTFYVEQMESHHQITRATTGATLSTLALVGGTALLPCDLTSSLPNDSVELVVWYKDEHTPIYSYDVRDPYKANPKHWKDKVIQSRGFYRMITEPSTLSIDNVVEEDEGEYRCRIDYSQSPTKNLRVRLNVMVPPSPPTIYDEKGNEVKHLAGPYEEGQDVKLNCMVKGGKPKPIIKWWFEGKLLDTTPSHNPFENLYSNQLTIYNLQRSHLHATFTCQATNNNISQPLSATTSLDIHFRPVAVEILSSSQPFSADRKYEFPCNTFGSRPAAKITWHLDGKELRGPKYNISISTSEDDNSTTSTLSLLLTRLHNGKTLICKAVNPKVKTGALESSLVLNVFYVPIIELVWGSNLNPDDIEEGDDVYFVCNVTANPNAYKIVWKFNNQVMQGNQMVIKSSGDLNLQAVNRSQVGNYSCVASNVEGDGESNVIQLKVMYKPLCNKNQKFLYGVAKHEKANILCEVESYPPPSKFTWSFNHSEEVKEVSITPETFNPNDIIYSSNFSFTPVSDLDYGTVMCWASNFPGKQEEPCIFHVIGAGKPDPLHNCSIVNRTNDSLEVECIEGFDGGLPQYFLLEVYDGKTNAIQANVSAKFPLFIVSGLDPGKELKMLIYAANSKGRSVPVPLEGFTLKVAEKQTVLLLGTRDQMELAPVLGILVGIVAALLFITVIILGALKIHQSRRDGSRALRPRFLAVKDKVTLPLRSESEDLFEKDDKNPDVVPSNKDSDYQLGSAVQTPGLNNSAISVSGHNEFASNTTVVSPVMTPSAMPSVTPLAEAYLARSRNFTSPNTSTNEVVYAELQLARPNSLDPIKNGGQQYSSPAQQYATLRKGDDSTIYTKIDHNRRPPPPIPNSRTSPIISPVTAIFPTSKQGLYHREVVTVRTPLMGCQQESCV, translated from the exons TTATGACGTTCGAGATCCTTACAAGGCCAATCCCAAACATTGGAAGGATAAGGTGATACAGTCGAGAGGGTTTTACAGGATGATCACGGAACCTTCCACTTTGAGCATCGATAATGTGGTCGAAGAGGATGAGGGGGAGTACCGATGCCGGATTGATTATTCCCAGTCACCAACTAAGAATTTGAGGGTTAGGTTGAATGTTATGG TGCCTCCCAGCCCTCCTACTATCTACGATGAGAAGGGCAATGAGGTCAAACACTTGGCGGGACCCTACGAAGAAGGGCAGGATGTTAAGTTGAATTGTATGGTGAAGGGAG GCAAACCAAAACCAATCATAAAATGGTGGTTCGAAGGCAAACTACTAGACACAACCCCTTCGCACAATCCGTTCGAAAATCTCTACAGTAACCAATTGACCATCTATAACCTCCAAAGATCGCACCTCCACGCTACCTTCACTTGCCAGGCGACGAACAACAACATCAGTCAGCCCCTATCGGCGACAACCTCCCTGGATATCCACT TTCGTCCGGTAGCAGTGGAAATTCTAAGCAGCAGTCAACCATTTAGTGCTGATAGGAAGTACGAATTTCCTTGCAACACCTTTGGATCGAGGCCTGCAGCCAAGATTACTTGGCACTTGGATGGGAAAGAGCTGAGAGGACCTAAGTACAATATTAGCATTTCT ACCTCTGAAGATGACAACTCAACAACCTCCACCCTCTCCCTCCTGCTCACTCGATTACACAATGGCAAAACCCTCATCTGCAAAGCTGTAAATCCGAAGGTGAAAACTGGAGCTTTAGAGAGTAGCCTGGTACTAAACGTGTTTT ATGTTCCAATAATCGAACTGGTGTGGGGATCTAATTTGAATCCTGATGATATTGAGGAGGGGGATGATGTTTACTTCGTGTGTAATGTGACTGCAAACCCCAATGCGTATAAGATCGTTTGGAAGTTTAAT AATCAAGTGATGCAGGGCAATCAAATGGTGATCAAAAGCTCCGGTGACTTGAACCTTCAAGCAGTGAATCGAAGTCAGGTCGGGAATTATTCCTGTGTCGCTTCAAACGTGGAAGGGGATGGAGAAAGCAATGTAATCCAGCTAAAGGTCATGT ACAAGCCCTTATgcaacaaaaaccaaaaattcctCTACGGAGTTGCTAAACACGAGAAAGCCAATATCCTCTGCGAAGTCGAGTCCTATCCTCCTCCGTCGAAGTTTACATGGAGCTTCAACCACTCAGAAGAAGTGAAGGAAGTGAGCATCACACCAGAGACCTTCAATCCCAACGATATCATCTATTCCTCCAATTTCAGCTTCACTCCAGTTTCAGACCTCGATTATGGAACA gttATGTGTTGGGCATCCAACTTTCCAGGCAAACAAGAGGAGCCCTGCATATTTCATGTGATTGGGGCAGGAAAACCGGACCCTCTGCATAACTGCTCCATTGTCAATAGGACTAACGATTCACTTGAAGTGGAGTGCATCGAGGGATTTGACGGGGGTCTGCCGCAATATTTTCTGTTAGAG GTTTACGACGGGAAAACCAACGCCATTCAAGCTAATGTTTCGGCGAAATTCCCGCTATTTATCGTGAGTGGTCTGGATCCTGGAAAAGAACTGAAAATGTTAATCTACGCGGCAAACAGTAAGGGCCGAAGCGTTCCGGTACCACTCGAAGGATTTACGCTAAAAGTGGCCGAGAAGCAGACAG TTCTCTTGTTGGGCACCCGAGATCAGATGGAGCTCGCCCCGGTTTTGGGCATATTGGTAGGCATCGTGGCTGCCTTATTGTTCATCACTGTCATAATTTTGGGGGCCCTCAAAATACACCAGTCGAGAAGGGACGGCTCAAGGGCTTTGCGCCCCCGTTTCCTCGCAGTCAAAGATAAGGTCACGCTTCCACTCAGGTCTGAATCGGAGGATCTCTTCGAGAAGGACGACAAAAATCCCGACGTAGTGCCCTCTAATAAAG ACTCAGATTACCAGCTGGGCTCGGCAGTTCAGACACCCGGACTCAACAATTCTGCTATATCAGTGTCCGGACATAATGAGTTTGCTTCGAATACTACAGTGGTGTCTCCAGTGATGACTCCTTCGGCAATGCCTAGTGTCACGCCTCTAGCTGAGGCCTATTTGGCCAGGAGTAGAAATTTTACTTCACCTAAT ACATCAACCAATGAAGTGGTCTACGCAGAGCTGCAGCTGGCACGTCCGAACTCCCTCGATCCAATAAAAAACGGCGGACAGCAGTACTCGTCTCCAGCTCAGCAGTACGCTACCCTGCGTAAGGGAGATGATTCCACAATTTACACCAAAATAGACCACAACAGGAGACCGCCCCCTCCGATACCCAATAGTAGAACTTCCCCCATTATATCTCCTGTAACAGCGATTTTCCCCACCTCCAAACAGGGGTTGTACCATAGAGAAGTAGTTACTGTGAGGACTCCTTTGATGGGATGCCAGCAGGAGAGTTGTGTTTAA